The Verrucomicrobiota bacterium DNA segment CCCATGAACCAGACGGTAGGGCGAGCCTGTCCCCAGCGAGCCGAGTCGGACGTGTTCCAACCACGTGGAGCGGCTCGCCGGGACGGACTCGCCCTACCGGGTTGAAGGCGCGTGAGCATGGTCATCAGCTCCAGGAAGCTTCCCAGGAACCGCCTCAAGGCGAGCACAAAACTTTGTCCCGTACGGGACATACTTTTTGCACTGTGTCGCGTCCCATGAAAGTCGCGTTTCTCACGCACGAACCGTTTTATCCCCCGAGCGGCGGCGGGTCCGCAGAAGCCGTGTATCTGGTCCGCGAACTGGTCAAACGCGGCCACGAGATCCACCTCTTCTGTCCCAAACTGGCCGAACCCGAATTTGTACGTAAGGAATTTCGCGTTCGCCTCTACGAGTTCAAAACCTGGCGCATGGGGCGCTACACTTCTTTGCGCAGCGCCAAGTACATGCTTTATCCGTTCCTCTTGCGTCGCATGGTCGAGGCCGCGCATCGAGCGGCGAAGTTCGATTTGATCCTGTCCCAACACGCGATTTCGGCCGTCGCCGCGGGCTGGCTCAAGCGCAGCCTGCGAGTGCCGGTCGCGATGAATTTCCTCGATTACCTGACGGGCTTCATGGAGACCTGGCCCGCGTACCTGGCGCCACCGCCGCTCCTGAAGCGCCTGGAGAAATTCGAACTCTCCGTGCCGATCCGGTCGGGAGCCGACGCCGTTCTGACGGTCTCGGACACATTGGGGGATCATTTTGCGAAGGCGGGCTATCCTCGCGAACGCCTCTTGCCGATTTACTACGGCTACGATGCCGATTTGTTTCCCTTCTCGAAGGGAAGCGAAGCCAAAAGCCGCCCGAAGACACCGGCGATTGTGATGCACGGCTCGCTGGATCATCATCACCTGGGGCCGATCGCGCTTGGCGCCATCCGCCGCGTCGTTCGCGACCAACCGGAGTCCGTCTTCCGATTCGTCGGCCAGCGCACCGGACGTTTGGAAAACTTTCTTCAGCGGGTTCGCGCGGAAATTCCCTCGGCCAATGTGGAATCGACCGGTTTCGTTCCGTACGCCAACGTCGCGGCGCAGCTTGCCGACGCCTCGGCAGGCATCGTGCCTTACGAGGAATCGACCGGCACGCATTGCGCCTTTGTGGCCAAGATTGTCGAATACCTGGCCGTGGGATTGCCCGTGGTGAGCACGCCGCTGGACAGCGCGCGCCGATATTTCGGGAACGAACCGAGAGTCCGTTTCTCCGGCTTCGACGGGGAAAGTTTCGGAGAAAAAATCCTGAGCTGGCTTCGTGAACCAGACGGAGTGCAGGCGTCTCAAGCGAAGGCAGCCAGCGAACGTGTCCGAGCCGAACTCGATTGGCGCGTAATCAGCCAGAAGGCGATTGACCGCGTCGAACAAATCGTTGGAACTCCGCGAGGATCATGAACCCCGCCAGTAACAAACTCGCGTTTTTTCGCCAGAGCAGTTGGATGATCGCGGCGACCACGGCCGGCGGTCTGTTCATGTACGCGGTGCACGTCCCGGCATTGGCCAGATTGCCGGAGGACGAATACGCCGTCTTCGCCACGCTCCTGCAAGCGATCAATCTGATGCTCATCCCGGGACTGAGCCTGCAGATCGTGTTCGCGCAGCAGGCCGCCGGCGCGCGCACGGAGGGTGAGAAGCGCCGGCTCACCGGCGCGGTGCGGGCTTTGTTGGCAGCCATTGTTGCGGTTTGGGTGGCCTTGGCTTTGGCGGCCCTTTTGTTCCAGAACGGCGCGCTCACAGCTCTTAAGATCACGAACCCCGCGGCCTTGTGGGTGACCGTGGCTGCCTTTCTCCCGACCTTGTCGCTTTACCTGATGCAGGGTTTGCTACAGGGAACTCAGAACTTCCTCTGGCTTGGTTGGGTCGGCATTCTCAACGGACTGGGACGATTCCTGTTCGTCCTGGTCGCGGTGGTTTGGCTGGGCGG contains these protein-coding regions:
- a CDS encoding glycosyltransferase family 4 protein, which translates into the protein MRARGSADRTEQSHQPSHEPILRTVAFWPLRRSTPESARKQPEGCGPHGFRFKGHVHGSETKAASHEPDGRASLSPASRVGRVPTTWSGSPGRTRPTGLKAREHGHQLQEASQEPPQGEHKTLSRTGHTFCTVSRPMKVAFLTHEPFYPPSGGGSAEAVYLVRELVKRGHEIHLFCPKLAEPEFVRKEFRVRLYEFKTWRMGRYTSLRSAKYMLYPFLLRRMVEAAHRAAKFDLILSQHAISAVAAGWLKRSLRVPVAMNFLDYLTGFMETWPAYLAPPPLLKRLEKFELSVPIRSGADAVLTVSDTLGDHFAKAGYPRERLLPIYYGYDADLFPFSKGSEAKSRPKTPAIVMHGSLDHHHLGPIALGAIRRVVRDQPESVFRFVGQRTGRLENFLQRVRAEIPSANVESTGFVPYANVAAQLADASAGIVPYEESTGTHCAFVAKIVEYLAVGLPVVSTPLDSARRYFGNEPRVRFSGFDGESFGEKILSWLREPDGVQASQAKAASERVRAELDWRVISQKAIDRVEQIVGTPRGS